The following proteins are encoded in a genomic region of Kineosporiaceae bacterium:
- a CDS encoding aminotransferase class III-fold pyridoxal phosphate-dependent enzyme, with protein sequence MTETRTWPAHDPATRRSLPTTSTPLDPARVEQLLVAEWERFTAATPGSAAHNLQASKSLPLGVTSSFQHWDPYPISIASARGAWLTDVDGRRLLDLSMGFGAMMVGHLNPVVVEHVRHALESVGTLFVTPSPTATEVAELFQQRFGLDLLRFTQSGTESLMYAVRAARAYTQRKAIIKIEGGYHGGYDPLQVSVKPGLDEIGPADAPTPQVPFDVEAGTVHVVPYNDLPRLQTILAEHGRDIACVVMEPVLENLAIVVPDEGYLAGVRAACDASGVLLIFDEVKTGLTAGYAGASQRLGVRPDLITLAKSIGGGLPLAAFGGRREVMQVVVDGRMAHFGTYNGNPLVMAAARAVDEICTHEALAAAEGINVRTLDAIDEVITEFELPAHTVGLGLKGCITWSTTPVRNYRDYKATDFRVAELSWLWGVNRNILTPPGLDEQWLVSLAHTDDEMAVLVSDFRQLAQALRA encoded by the coding sequence GTGACCGAGACCCGGACCTGGCCCGCCCACGACCCTGCGACCCGCCGGTCGCTGCCGACCACCTCGACCCCACTGGACCCGGCACGCGTCGAGCAGCTGCTCGTCGCCGAGTGGGAGCGCTTCACCGCGGCCACGCCGGGCTCGGCCGCCCACAACCTGCAGGCCAGCAAGTCCCTCCCGCTCGGGGTCACCTCCTCGTTCCAGCACTGGGACCCGTACCCGATCTCGATCGCCTCGGCGCGCGGCGCCTGGCTGACCGACGTCGACGGCCGCCGACTGCTCGACCTGTCGATGGGTTTCGGCGCCATGATGGTCGGCCACCTCAACCCGGTCGTGGTCGAGCATGTTCGGCACGCGCTCGAGTCGGTCGGCACGCTGTTCGTCACCCCCTCGCCCACCGCGACCGAGGTCGCCGAGCTCTTCCAGCAGCGCTTCGGGCTCGACCTGCTGCGCTTCACCCAGTCCGGTACCGAGTCGCTGATGTACGCCGTCCGCGCGGCTCGCGCGTACACCCAGCGCAAGGCGATCATCAAGATCGAGGGCGGCTACCACGGCGGCTACGACCCGCTGCAGGTGTCGGTCAAGCCGGGCCTGGACGAGATCGGCCCCGCCGACGCCCCGACGCCGCAGGTTCCCTTCGACGTCGAGGCCGGCACGGTGCACGTCGTGCCCTACAACGACCTGCCGCGGCTCCAGACGATCCTGGCCGAGCACGGTCGCGACATCGCCTGTGTCGTCATGGAGCCGGTGCTCGAGAACCTCGCGATCGTGGTGCCGGACGAGGGCTACCTCGCCGGGGTCCGGGCGGCCTGCGACGCCAGCGGCGTCCTGCTGATCTTCGACGAGGTCAAGACCGGACTGACCGCGGGCTATGCCGGCGCGTCCCAGCGACTCGGCGTCCGGCCCGATCTGATCACCCTCGCCAAGAGCATCGGCGGCGGGCTGCCGCTGGCGGCGTTCGGCGGACGCCGCGAGGTCATGCAGGTCGTGGTCGACGGGCGGATGGCGCACTTCGGCACGTACAACGGCAACCCGCTGGTGATGGCCGCCGCTCGGGCCGTCGACGAGATCTGCACCCATGAGGCACTGGCGGCCGCCGAAGGCATCAACGTGCGCACCCTGGACGCGATCGACGAGGTCATCACCGAGTTCGAGCTGCCGGCGCACACCGTCGGGCTCGGCCTGAAGGGCTGCATCACGTGGTCGACCACCCCGGTGCGCAACTACCGCGACTACAAGGCCACCGACTTCCGCGTGGCCGAGTTGTCGTGGCTGTGGGGCGTCAACCGCAACATCCTCACCCCGCCCGGGCTCGACGAGCAGTGGCTGGTGTCGTTGGCGCACACCGACGACGAGATGGCGGTGCTGGTGTCGGACTTCCGGCAGCTGGCCCAGGCCCTGCGGGCCTGA
- a CDS encoding DUF3117 domain-containing protein, protein MAAMKPRTGDGPLEVTKEGRGIVMRVPLQGGGRLVVELTPAEAGDLGDALKAVLP, encoded by the coding sequence ATGGCGGCCATGAAGCCGAGGACCGGCGACGGCCCGCTCGAAGTGACCAAGGAGGGCCGCGGCATCGTGATGCGCGTGCCCCTTCAGGGTGGCGGGCGGCTCGTCGTGGAGCTGACACCGGCAGAAGCCGGCGACCTCGGAGACGCGCTGAAGGCAGTCCTCCCCTGA
- a CDS encoding succinyl-diaminopimelate desuccinylase translates to MASELASQVRDVVGLTRAICDVESVSGNEGPLADAVEAVLREAGHLEVLRDGDAVVARTHLGRPERVVLAGHLDTVPLAKRPDGTPNLPVRILDENGEAVLHGRGTVDMKGGVAVQLHLAVTLTEPARDVTYVFYDNEEVDAARNGLLRLAERHPDWIAGDFAVLLEPTDGTVEGGCQGTMRVEVTTHGVASHSARSWMGHNAIHDAGRVLSRLASYLPREVTIDGLTYREGLNAVAIHGGIAGNVIPDHCLVTVNYRFAPDRRVADAQAHLREVFDGFEVAVVDAADGALPGLGHPAAAAFVAAIGQPPKPKFGWTDVARFTGLGVPAVNFGPGDPLLAHRDDERCPAAQLTACADALRRWLTPPPG, encoded by the coding sequence ATGGCGAGCGAGCTGGCCTCGCAGGTGCGCGACGTCGTCGGGCTGACCCGGGCGATCTGTGACGTCGAGTCGGTGAGCGGCAACGAAGGCCCCCTGGCCGACGCGGTCGAGGCGGTGCTGCGCGAGGCCGGCCACCTCGAGGTGCTGCGGGACGGCGACGCCGTGGTGGCGCGCACCCACCTGGGCCGGCCCGAGCGGGTGGTGCTCGCCGGCCACCTCGACACGGTGCCGTTGGCGAAGCGCCCGGACGGCACGCCGAACCTGCCGGTGCGCATCCTCGACGAGAACGGCGAGGCCGTGCTGCACGGCCGCGGCACGGTCGACATGAAGGGCGGGGTCGCCGTCCAGCTGCACCTGGCGGTCACGCTCACCGAACCGGCGCGCGACGTCACCTACGTCTTCTACGACAACGAAGAGGTGGACGCCGCCCGCAACGGCTTGCTGCGGCTGGCCGAGCGCCACCCGGACTGGATCGCCGGCGACTTCGCCGTGCTGCTCGAACCGACCGACGGCACCGTCGAGGGTGGCTGCCAGGGCACCATGCGCGTCGAGGTCACCACCCACGGCGTGGCCAGCCACTCGGCCCGATCCTGGATGGGACACAACGCGATCCACGACGCCGGGCGGGTGTTGTCGCGGCTGGCGTCCTACCTGCCCCGCGAGGTGACGATCGACGGTCTGACCTACCGCGAGGGGCTCAACGCGGTGGCGATCCACGGGGGCATCGCGGGCAACGTGATCCCCGACCACTGCCTGGTGACGGTCAACTACCGGTTCGCGCCGGACCGGCGGGTGGCGGACGCGCAGGCCCACCTGCGCGAGGTGTTCGACGGCTTCGAGGTCGCCGTCGTCGATGCCGCGGACGGCGCGCTGCCGGGCCTGGGTCACCCGGCGGCCGCCGCGTTCGTCGCCGCGATCGGTCAGCCGCCCAAGCCCAAGTTCGGCTGGACGGACGTCGCCCGGTTCACCGGGCTGGGCGTCCCGGCGGTGAACTTCGGGCCGGGCGATCCGCTGCTGGCCCACCGGGACGACGAACGCTGCCCCGCGGCTCAGCTCACCGCCTGCGCCGACGCCCTACGGCGCTGGCTGACCCCGCCGCCAGGCTGA
- a CDS encoding MFS transporter, which produces MILARYRPLLAVPGVRRALWLGLAIRTPMWAANVVLTLHVVGALHRSYGAAGVVTMAATIALGISGPWRGRLLDRRGLRRMLAPCLAVNLVCWSAAPFLPFEALVPVVALAGLYGIPAFSITRQMMMAATPLDQRTAVLSLESVALEVSFMIGPALGVLLLTWWPTTWVLLGCQLGAWAGGLALWWANPSLQHEDETDGPEVAAAATSTKATEAAEITEGSAPADPRRVRPLWLTAPVPAMLGISTATVLLLVGSDLSIVAALRAMGHPASIGLMLTLWGAGSAIGGVIYGGLHRRMSPVWLLAGLALTTLPAALADGPVVFGALMVLAGLFCAPTLTATVDELSRVVPLARRGEAMGWQSGATTAGSALGAPVAGFAIDQAGWQGGLTLTALVGLAVSLAAGSASAVGRRRRR; this is translated from the coding sequence GTGATCCTGGCCCGATATCGGCCGTTGCTCGCGGTGCCCGGGGTTCGCCGGGCACTCTGGCTCGGCCTGGCGATCCGCACCCCGATGTGGGCGGCCAACGTCGTCCTCACCCTGCACGTGGTCGGCGCGCTGCACCGCAGCTATGGCGCCGCAGGCGTGGTGACGATGGCCGCGACGATCGCGCTGGGCATCAGTGGCCCGTGGCGCGGCCGGCTGCTGGACCGGCGAGGACTGCGCCGCATGCTGGCCCCGTGCCTGGCGGTGAACCTGGTGTGCTGGAGCGCGGCACCGTTCCTGCCGTTCGAGGCCCTGGTGCCGGTGGTCGCCCTGGCCGGGTTGTACGGCATCCCGGCGTTCTCGATCACCCGCCAGATGATGATGGCCGCCACCCCGCTCGACCAGCGCACCGCCGTGCTCTCGCTCGAGTCGGTCGCTCTCGAGGTGTCGTTCATGATCGGCCCGGCACTCGGGGTGTTGCTGCTGACCTGGTGGCCGACGACCTGGGTGCTGCTGGGCTGCCAACTCGGCGCCTGGGCGGGCGGGCTCGCGTTGTGGTGGGCCAACCCCTCCCTGCAGCACGAGGACGAGACCGATGGCCCCGAGGTCGCCGCGGCGGCCACGTCGACCAAGGCCACCGAGGCTGCCGAGATCACCGAGGGATCGGCCCCCGCCGACCCGCGACGGGTCCGACCGCTGTGGCTGACCGCTCCGGTGCCCGCCATGCTCGGGATCAGCACCGCGACGGTGCTGCTGCTGGTGGGCAGCGACCTGAGCATCGTGGCCGCCCTGCGCGCCATGGGTCACCCCGCCTCGATCGGGCTGATGCTGACCCTGTGGGGTGCCGGGTCGGCGATCGGTGGGGTGATCTACGGCGGCCTGCACCGGCGGATGTCACCGGTCTGGCTGCTCGCCGGCCTGGCGCTGACCACCCTGCCCGCGGCGTTGGCCGACGGTCCGGTCGTGTTCGGTGCCCTGATGGTGCTGGCCGGGCTGTTCTGCGCGCCCACGCTGACCGCCACCGTCGACGAGCTCAGTCGGGTGGTGCCGCTGGCCCGGCGCGGTGAGGCGATGGGCTGGCAATCCGGGGCCACCACGGCCGGCAGCGCGCTCGGCGCTCCGGTGGCCGGTTTCGCCATCGATCAGGCGGGCTGGCAGGGCGGGTTGACCCTGACCGCGCTGGTGGGGTTGGCGGTCAGCCTGGCGGCGGGGTCAGCCAGCGCCGTAGGGCGTCGGCGCAGGCGGTGA
- a CDS encoding DsbA family oxidoreductase, with amino-acid sequence MQVEIWSDVVCPWCYIGKRRFEAALAGFAHRDDVEVIYRSFQLDPSAPRPGDGRPRPRTVEYLAGKYGTGEPAARIAQAEQMVAQVDAIAAADGLTYDQSAAVLTNTIDAHRLLHAALAHGGPAVQSALKEALLAAHFTHRQDIGDVETLVRLAVEAGLPETLARDVLAGDRHADAVRADQDMARSLGVSGVPFFVVDRRYGVSGAQPVEAFADVLTRARAEAAQAEVG; translated from the coding sequence ATCCAGGTCGAGATCTGGTCCGACGTCGTGTGCCCGTGGTGCTACATCGGCAAGCGGCGGTTCGAGGCCGCACTGGCCGGCTTCGCCCATCGGGACGACGTCGAGGTGATCTACCGCTCGTTCCAACTCGACCCCTCGGCCCCCAGGCCGGGCGACGGCCGGCCCCGCCCACGCACCGTCGAGTACCTGGCCGGCAAGTACGGCACCGGTGAGCCGGCCGCTCGGATCGCCCAGGCCGAGCAGATGGTGGCGCAGGTCGACGCGATCGCGGCCGCCGACGGCCTGACCTACGACCAGAGTGCCGCGGTACTCACCAACACCATCGATGCGCACCGGCTGCTGCACGCCGCATTGGCCCACGGCGGTCCGGCGGTGCAGTCGGCCCTGAAGGAAGCCCTGCTCGCGGCCCACTTCACCCACCGGCAGGACATCGGGGACGTCGAGACCCTGGTGCGGCTGGCCGTCGAGGCCGGCCTGCCCGAGACCCTGGCCCGCGACGTCCTGGCCGGTGACCGCCATGCGGACGCAGTGCGGGCCGACCAGGACATGGCGCGCTCGTTGGGTGTCAGCGGCGTCCCGTTCTTCGTCGTCGACCGTCGCTACGGCGTCAGCGGGGCACAGCCGGTGGAGGCCTTCGCCGACGTGCTGACGCGAGCCCGTGCCGAGGCAGCGCAGGCCGAGGTGGGTTGA
- a CDS encoding TIGR00730 family Rossman fold protein: MTEQRTSARSAAYYKGPITLRGSQVPATTADQRLLDQRGPTSWLHQDPWRVMRIQAEFVEGFGALAELGPAISVFGSARTPREHPNYALGQLVGRRLAESGYAVITGGGPGAMEAANKGAIEGGGVSVGLGIELPREQGMNEWVDLGVHFRYFFARKTMFVKYATGFIVLPGGFGTFDELFEALTLVQTHKVTSFPIVLMGSAYWGGLISWIREVVAAEGMISPGDLDLLTLTDDVDEAIETVRRFADPLD, encoded by the coding sequence ATGACCGAACAACGCACCTCCGCTCGCAGCGCTGCGTACTACAAAGGCCCCATCACGCTGCGTGGATCTCAGGTGCCGGCGACGACAGCCGATCAGCGACTGCTCGATCAGCGGGGACCCACCTCCTGGTTGCACCAGGACCCCTGGCGGGTGATGCGTATCCAGGCCGAGTTCGTCGAGGGCTTCGGGGCGTTGGCCGAGCTCGGCCCCGCGATCAGCGTGTTCGGGTCGGCGCGCACCCCGCGCGAGCACCCCAACTACGCCCTCGGGCAGTTGGTGGGACGACGGCTGGCCGAGTCCGGATACGCCGTGATCACCGGCGGCGGTCCCGGTGCCATGGAGGCCGCGAACAAGGGTGCGATCGAGGGCGGCGGTGTCTCGGTGGGCCTGGGCATCGAGCTGCCTCGCGAGCAGGGCATGAACGAGTGGGTCGACCTGGGCGTGCACTTCCGCTACTTCTTCGCGCGCAAGACCATGTTCGTGAAGTACGCCACCGGCTTCATCGTGTTGCCCGGTGGGTTCGGCACCTTCGACGAGCTGTTCGAGGCACTGACGCTGGTGCAGACCCACAAGGTGACCTCGTTCCCGATCGTGCTGATGGGTTCGGCCTACTGGGGTGGATTGATCAGCTGGATCCGCGAGGTCGTGGCGGCCGAGGGAATGATCTCGCCCGGTGACCTCGACCTGCTGACCCTGACCGACGACGTCGACGAGGCGATCGAGACCGTGCGCCGGTTCGCCGACCCCCTGGACTGA
- a CDS encoding DNA-3-methyladenine glycosylase I, which produces MGRGRRGAPAAGSADRRRHRTRARPGAAGDGPRHRTRGAGAVSEPDLAAGGLVIGDDGLARCAWGVSAPDYVGYHDTEWGRAVHGDQALFERFTLEAFQSGLSWLTILRKREGFRQAFAGFDPEAVAAFTDADRARLMADAAIVRNRAKIDAAITNAAAVVALREHGGLDALVWSFAVRDADLPEAPADARPVPVRLGDVPAKTPSSVALAKALRRHGMVFVGPTTAYAAMQACGLVNDHLQGCWARHASDTPGGPG; this is translated from the coding sequence CTGGGTCGAGGACGTCGTGGTGCCCCGGCCGCTGGTTCGGCTGATCGCCGTCGTCACCGGACTCGGGCTCGACCGGGTGCTGCGGGCGATGGCCCGCGACATCGAACACGAGGAGCAGGTGCAGTGAGCGAACCGGACCTCGCCGCCGGCGGGCTGGTGATCGGGGACGACGGGCTCGCGCGCTGTGCGTGGGGTGTCTCGGCCCCCGACTACGTCGGCTATCACGACACCGAGTGGGGTCGAGCGGTGCACGGCGACCAGGCGCTGTTCGAACGGTTCACCCTGGAGGCGTTCCAGTCGGGGTTGTCGTGGCTGACGATCCTGCGCAAGCGCGAGGGGTTCCGGCAGGCGTTCGCCGGGTTCGATCCCGAGGCCGTGGCCGCCTTCACCGATGCCGATCGAGCGCGACTGATGGCCGATGCCGCGATCGTGCGCAACCGAGCCAAGATCGATGCGGCGATCACCAACGCCGCCGCCGTGGTGGCGTTGCGCGAGCACGGCGGCCTGGATGCGCTGGTGTGGTCGTTCGCCGTCCGGGACGCCGACCTCCCCGAGGCTCCGGCCGACGCCCGTCCGGTGCCGGTTCGGTTGGGGGACGTGCCCGCGAAGACGCCGTCCTCGGTCGCCCTGGCCAAGGCCCTGCGCCGGCACGGGATGGTCTTCGTCGGCCCCACCACGGCCTACGCGGCGATGCAGGCCTGTGGGCTGGTGAACGATCACCTCCAGGGGTGCTGGGCGCGTCACGCCTCCGACACGCCGGGTGGCCCGGGATGA
- a CDS encoding GNAT family N-acetyltransferase, whose protein sequence is MTGKPVDDPARRLVVREASEADWPAIWPFWSTIVADGETYAYPEGLGPDDARPLWFEPAPMQVLVAVDGEGEVLGSAKYGPNRPGRGDHVATASFMVASAARGRGVGRLLAEAVLARAQAAGFAAMQFNAVVETNTGAVDLWRTLGFEIIGTVPQAFRSARHGLVGLHVMYRRL, encoded by the coding sequence ATGACCGGCAAACCCGTCGACGACCCGGCACGCCGGCTCGTCGTCCGCGAGGCGAGTGAGGCGGACTGGCCCGCGATCTGGCCCTTCTGGTCGACGATCGTCGCGGACGGCGAGACCTATGCCTACCCCGAGGGCCTCGGCCCGGACGACGCGCGCCCGCTGTGGTTCGAACCCGCACCGATGCAGGTGCTGGTCGCGGTGGACGGTGAGGGCGAGGTGCTCGGCTCGGCCAAGTACGGGCCGAACCGGCCCGGCCGCGGTGATCACGTCGCGACGGCGAGCTTCATGGTCGCCTCGGCAGCGCGCGGTCGCGGCGTCGGCCGGCTGCTGGCCGAGGCGGTGCTGGCCCGGGCGCAGGCCGCCGGGTTCGCGGCGATGCAGTTCAACGCGGTGGTCGAGACCAATACCGGCGCCGTCGACCTCTGGCGCACGCTCGGCTTCGAGATCATCGGCACGGTGCCGCAGGCCTTCCGCAGCGCCCGGCACGGTCTGGTCGGCCTGCACGTGATGTACCGCCGGCTCTGA
- a CDS encoding diguanylate cyclase, protein MQSWRADSSGGAGVSAPEPARAATPRAGGGRPANRPRNEVIETERLLVQGRFGDPVAALAELEQYLPGLQRHADHEAWPLGLYARAFLMRLAGANKAEVVAAWTMLESAAAERQLPVWVAMACAMRARTRLESGEAGAAMGDLARIHLDALTDELTSIAGFRLLDAAAAAFARIRLFDRADDARSLLEATISGHEPLDQATHWATWAAELAARALEPVARGATDPEPRLLDRAVQIAERVIALGVSPVPEPLRRVANGVRALSASYRGQPTEALKLLGSDAFGEPLGLQAPESQLLVVAALHAHTLVGSHATARSLDESVSRQFGSLPNIVLEVCRARERLWLEREARGDLNRPTTRLTDLLVRLSWQGMELAGETARQAMEHQLLVTESRTDALTGVGNRRALDEEMAAMLRFTQLPVAMVLVDLDDFKQVNDTFTHLVGDEVLRQVARTLSEQVGPGDRLVRYGGDEFVVLLPGAGDAEATKAARRMSRAIHTLPWDTVASGLRVRVTTGCAALYALTGRRPAADAERLFRRADEALLEAKRRSRVSLPAPGSVMPDAIGAMPEEAPESAEVAPPRERTKPTSARPRKRATPERGTTKTPRSKAATAPSSTAGAAAPPPTEVLDLREAPSSTAGTNPPPTAARGGDLRARHALGDVPDDEPPEATTAEVRPVRRSGRRAAVIDLSTGQSTAAASSSGSSGSSGSSRSATPRD, encoded by the coding sequence GTGCAGAGTTGGCGGGCGGACTCCTCGGGCGGAGCCGGTGTGTCGGCACCCGAGCCTGCGCGCGCCGCGACACCGCGGGCGGGCGGGGGACGACCCGCCAATCGCCCCCGCAACGAGGTGATCGAGACCGAGCGGCTGCTCGTCCAAGGACGCTTCGGGGACCCGGTCGCCGCGCTGGCCGAACTCGAGCAGTACCTGCCCGGATTGCAGCGGCACGCCGACCACGAGGCCTGGCCCCTCGGCTTGTACGCGCGGGCCTTCCTGATGCGACTGGCGGGGGCCAACAAGGCCGAGGTGGTCGCTGCCTGGACCATGCTCGAGAGCGCCGCCGCCGAACGCCAGCTGCCGGTCTGGGTGGCGATGGCCTGCGCGATGCGCGCCCGGACCCGACTCGAGAGCGGCGAGGCCGGCGCCGCCATGGGCGACCTGGCCCGCATCCATCTCGATGCCCTCACCGACGAGCTGACCTCGATCGCCGGGTTCCGGTTGCTGGACGCCGCCGCCGCGGCCTTCGCCCGCATCCGCCTGTTCGATCGCGCGGACGACGCCCGCTCGCTGCTCGAGGCCACCATCAGCGGTCACGAGCCCCTCGACCAGGCCACCCACTGGGCAACCTGGGCTGCCGAGTTGGCCGCGCGGGCACTGGAGCCGGTGGCCCGCGGGGCCACCGACCCCGAGCCACGGCTGCTCGATCGCGCCGTCCAGATCGCCGAGCGGGTGATCGCGCTCGGGGTGAGCCCGGTGCCCGAGCCGCTGCGCCGGGTCGCCAACGGTGTACGCGCCCTGTCCGCCAGTTACCGCGGCCAGCCCACCGAGGCCCTCAAGCTGCTCGGCTCGGACGCGTTCGGCGAACCCCTCGGCCTGCAGGCCCCCGAGTCCCAGCTGCTGGTCGTGGCGGCCCTGCACGCCCACACCCTGGTCGGCTCCCACGCCACCGCGCGCAGCCTGGACGAGAGCGTCTCCCGGCAGTTCGGCTCGCTGCCCAACATCGTGCTCGAGGTGTGTCGCGCCCGGGAACGGCTCTGGCTCGAGCGTGAGGCCCGCGGCGATCTCAATCGCCCCACCACCCGGCTGACCGACCTGCTGGTCCGGCTCAGCTGGCAGGGCATGGAGTTGGCCGGCGAGACCGCCCGCCAGGCCATGGAACACCAGCTGCTGGTCACCGAGAGCCGCACCGATGCCCTCACCGGGGTCGGCAACCGCCGCGCCCTCGATGAGGAGATGGCCGCCATGCTGCGGTTCACGCAGTTGCCGGTCGCGATGGTGCTGGTCGATCTCGACGACTTCAAACAGGTCAACGACACCTTCACCCACCTGGTCGGCGACGAGGTGTTGCGGCAGGTGGCCCGCACCCTCAGCGAACAGGTCGGCCCCGGCGACCGGCTGGTGCGCTACGGCGGCGACGAGTTCGTCGTCCTGCTGCCGGGGGCCGGCGACGCCGAGGCGACCAAGGCCGCCCGACGGATGTCGCGGGCGATCCACACCCTGCCCTGGGACACCGTGGCCTCGGGACTGCGCGTGCGGGTCACCACCGGCTGCGCGGCGCTGTACGCCCTGACCGGACGCCGCCCGGCCGCCGATGCCGAGCGACTGTTCCGCCGTGCCGACGAGGCACTGCTCGAGGCCAAGCGCCGCAGCCGGGTGAGCCTGCCCGCCCCCGGCTCGGTGATGCCCGACGCGATCGGGGCCATGCCGGAGGAGGCCCCCGAGTCCGCCGAGGTCGCACCGCCGCGCGAGCGCACCAAACCGACCTCGGCCAGACCGCGTAAGCGCGCGACCCCCGAGAGGGGCACGACCAAGACGCCACGCAGCAAGGCGGCGACCGCGCCCTCGTCGACGGCCGGGGCCGCCGCACCGCCACCCACCGAGGTTCTCGACCTGCGCGAGGCACCCTCGTCGACGGCCGGGACCAATCCCCCGCCCACCGCGGCACGTGGCGGCGATCTGCGGGCCCGGCACGCCCTGGGTGACGTGCCGGACGACGAGCCGCCCGAGGCCACCACGGCCGAGGTCCGCCCGGTGCGGCGGAGCGGTCGGCGCGCTGCGGTGATCGACCTGTCCACCGGCCAGAGCACGGCCGCGGCATCCTCGTCCGGCTCGTCCGGCTCGTCCGGCTCGTCGCGGTCTGCCACACCGCGCGACTGA
- a CDS encoding 1-aminocyclopropane-1-carboxylate deaminase: MAISDLPRYPLMFGPSPVHPLKRLSAHLGGPAIWAKREDCNSGLAYGGNKVRKLEYLVPEALAQGADTLVSIGGFQSNHTRQVAAVAAHLGMKCVLVQEKWVDWPDVVNDRVGNIMLSRIMGAEVRLDPSGFGIGFKDSWRQALDDVRARGGVPYAIPAGASDHRLGGVGFAGWAHEVAAQEAELGVFFDTIVVCTVTGSTHAGMIAGFADLPDGPRPRRVIGIDASATLAETRDQVERIARGTAEVIGLGRELRDDEITVLEGWAGDKYGIPVQSTLDAIRLVGSLEGVILDPVYEGKSMAGLIDLVGSGEIAEDSTVLYAHLGGQPALNAYSGLFTS, from the coding sequence ATGGCGATCAGCGACCTCCCGCGGTACCCGTTGATGTTCGGGCCCAGCCCCGTGCACCCGTTGAAGCGCTTGTCCGCCCACCTGGGTGGCCCGGCGATCTGGGCCAAGCGGGAGGACTGCAACAGCGGCCTGGCCTACGGCGGCAACAAGGTGCGCAAGCTCGAGTACCTGGTTCCCGAGGCGCTCGCGCAGGGCGCCGACACCCTGGTCTCGATCGGTGGCTTCCAGTCCAACCACACGCGTCAGGTGGCCGCCGTCGCCGCCCATCTGGGTATGAAGTGCGTTCTGGTGCAAGAGAAGTGGGTCGACTGGCCGGATGTGGTCAACGACCGGGTCGGCAACATCATGCTGTCGCGGATCATGGGTGCCGAGGTACGCCTCGACCCGTCCGGGTTCGGCATCGGGTTCAAGGACAGCTGGCGGCAGGCGCTGGACGACGTCCGGGCCCGAGGTGGGGTGCCCTACGCGATCCCGGCGGGGGCCTCCGATCACCGCCTGGGCGGGGTGGGGTTCGCCGGGTGGGCGCACGAGGTCGCCGCGCAGGAGGCCGAGCTCGGCGTCTTCTTCGACACCATCGTGGTCTGCACCGTGACCGGCTCGACCCATGCCGGCATGATCGCCGGCTTCGCCGACCTGCCCGACGGCCCGCGGCCGCGCCGGGTGATCGGCATCGACGCCTCCGCGACGCTGGCCGAGACCCGCGACCAGGTGGAGCGGATCGCCCGGGGGACCGCCGAGGTGATCGGCCTGGGCCGCGAGCTGCGTGATGACGAGATCACGGTGCTCGAGGGGTGGGCGGGGGACAAGTACGGCATTCCCGTGCAGTCCACCCTCGACGCGATCCGCCTGGTGGGCAGCCTGGAGGGCGTGATCCTCGACCCGGTCTACGAGGGCAAGTCGATGGCGGGGCTGATCGACCTGGTCGGCAGCGGCGAGATCGCCGAGGACTCGACCGTGCTCTATGCCCACCTCGGCGGACAGCCGGCCCTCAACGCCTACAGCGGCCTGTTCACGTCGTGA